A window from Drosophila kikkawai strain 14028-0561.14 chromosome 2L, DkikHiC1v2, whole genome shotgun sequence encodes these proteins:
- the Acsl gene encoding fatty acid CoA ligase Acsl3 isoform X2: MELLKTTMDSFWVQSAIGAIKAIAFMYDIITLPVYLVFQKPWKRRQDSRRVKAKIITNDDNELTYRTTDPPRDVHVKMLQENIDTLEKVFNYVAKTYTSKRCLGTRQILSEEDEVQPNGRVFKKYNLGDYKWKTFTEAERTAANFGRGLRELGQKPRENIVIFAETRAEWMIAAHGCFKQAMPIVTVYATLGDDGVAHCITETEVTTVITSHDLLPKFKTLLDKCPLVKNIIYIEDQLHKTETTGFKAGVKILPFNQVIKNGQDSKYENVPPKGDDIAIIMYTSGSTGTPKGVLLSHKNCIATMKGFCDMVPIYPDDVLIGFLPLAHVFELVAESVCLMTGVPIGYSTPLTLIDTSSKIKRGCSGDATVLKPTCMTSVPLILDRISKGINDKVNSGSAFRKSLFKFLYQYKVKWVQRGYKTPLIDKLVFKKVAKLMGGKVRIIMSGGAPLSADTHEQIKTCLCLDLIQGYGLTETTSGATVMDYRDMTYGRTGGPLTVCDIRLVNWEEGNYRVTNKPYPQGEVLIGGECVSQGYYKLPGKTNEDFFEEGGRRWFKTGDIGEVQADGVLKIIDRKKDLVKLQAGEYVSLGKVESELKTCGIIENICVYGDPTKQYTVALVVPNQKHLEELAEKHGLADKTYEELCSSPVIEKAILKEIAEHARKCKLQKYEVPAAITLCKEVWSPDMGLVTAAFKLKRKDIQDKYQHDINRMYAS; encoded by the exons ATGGAACTGCTAAAAACGAC AATGGACAGCTTTTGGGTGCAGAGCGCAATTGGCGCGATCAAGGCGATCGCCTTCATGTACGACATCATCACGCTGCCTGTCTATTTGGTGTTCCAAAAGCCCTGGAAACGCCGGCAGGACTCGCGCCGGGTGAAG GCAAAGATCATAACGAACGATGACAATGAGCTGACCTACCGGACTACGGATCCGCCGCGTGATGTCCACGTGAAGATGCTGCAGGAGAACATCGATACGCTGGAGAAGGTCTTCAACTATGTGGCCAAGACGTACACGTCGAAGCGCTGTCTGGGCACCCGTCAGATCCTGAGCGAGGAGGACGAGGTGCAGCCGAACGGGCGCGTCTTCAAGAAGTACAATCTGGGCGACTACAAGTGGAAAACGTTCACCGAGGCGGAGCGCACGGCGGCCAACTTTGGACGAGGTCTTCGAGAACTGGGCCAGAAGCCGCGAGAGAACATTGTTATCTTTGCCGAGACGCGAGCCGAATGGATGATCGCCGCCCATGGTTGCTTCAAGCAGGCAATGCCCATTGTGACCGTCTACGCCACCCTAGGCGATGATGGCGTGGCCCACT GCATCACCGAAACGGAGGTCACCACGGTTATCACGTCGCACGATCTGCTGCCCAAGTTCAAGACCCTTCTGGACAAGTGCCCGCTGGTGAAGAACATTATCTACATCGAGGATCAGCTGCACAAGACGGAGACCACTGGCTTCAAGGCGGGCGTCAAGATCTTGCCCTTCAACCAGGTGATCAAAAACGGCCAGGACAGTAAATACG AGAACGTGCCACCTAAGGGCGATGACATTGCAATTATTATGTACACCTCCGGCTCCACGGGCACACCGAAGGGTGTCCTGCTGTCGCACAAGAACTGCATTGCCACGATGAAGGGCTTCTGCGACATGGTGCCCATTTATCCGGACGATGTGCTCATCGGATTCCTGCCCCTGGCTCACGTTTTCGAACTGGTTGCGGAGAGTGTGTGCCTGATGACCGGCGTCCCCATTGGCTACTCGACCCCGTTGACCCTGATCGATACCAGCAGTAAGATCAAGCGCGGCTGCAGCGGAGACGCCACCGTGCTGAAGCCCACCTGCATGACCTCGGTGCCGCTGATACTCGACCGCATCTCCAAGGGCATCAACGACAAGGTCAACTCTGGCTCAGCGTTCAGGAAGTCGCTCTTCAAATTCCTCTACCAATACAAAGTCAAGTGGGTGCAGCGTGGCTACAAGACGCCTTTGATTGACAA attggttttcaagAAGGTGGCCAAACTGATGGGCGGCAAGGTGCGCATTATTATGTCCGGTGGAGCGCCGTTGTCCGCGGACACACATGAGCAGATCAAGACCTGCCTGTGTCTGGACCTTATTCAGGGTTATGGTCTTACGGAGACCACGTCGGGAGCCACCGTGATGGACT ATCGCGATATGACCTATGGACGCACTGGCGGACCCCTAACCGTCTGCGATATTCGCTTGGTCAACTGGGAGGAGGGCAACTATCGTGTCACCAACAAGCCGTATCCCCAGGGCGAGGTGCTTATTGGTGGCGAGTGCGTCTCGCAGGGCTACTACAAGCTCCCCGGCAAGACCAACGAGGACTTCTTCGAGGAGGGCGGACGGCGGTGGTTCAAAACCGGTGATATTGGTGAAGTGCAAGCCGATGGCGTACTTAAGATTATTG ATCGTAAGAAGGATCTGGTTAAGCTGCAGGCGGGCGAATACGTCTCTCTGGGCAAGGTTGAGTCGGAGCTGAAGACATGCGGCATTATCGAGAACATATGCGTGTATGGCGACCCCACCAAGCAGTACACTGTGGCGCTGGTGGTGCCCAACCAAAAGCATCTCGAAGAGCTGGCCGAAAAACATGGACTGGCGGATAAGACATACGAGGAGCTGTGCTCATCGCCCGTAATCGAGAAGGCCATCCTCAAGGAGATTGCCGAGCATGCGAGGAAAT GCAAATTGCAAAAGTACGAGGTGCCGGCCGCCATTACACTGTGCAAAGAGGTCTGGTCGCCGGACATGGGACTGGTAACGGCCGCCTTCAAGCTGAAGCGAAAGGATATTCAGGACAAATATCAGCATGATATTAACCGCATGTACGCCTCATGA
- the Acsl gene encoding fatty acid CoA ligase Acsl3 isoform X3 — MDSFWVQSAIGAIKAIAFMYDIITLPVYLVFQKPWKRRQDSRRVKAKIITNDDNELTYRTTDPPRDVHVKMLQENIDTLEKVFNYVAKTYTSKRCLGTRQILSEEDEVQPNGRVFKKYNLGDYKWKTFTEAERTAANFGRGLRELGQKPRENIVIFAETRAEWMIAAHGCFKQAMPIVTVYATLGDDGVAHCITETEVTTVITSHDLLPKFKTLLDKCPLVKNIIYIEDQLHKTETTGFKAGVKILPFNQVIKNGQDSKYENVPPKGDDIAIIMYTSGSTGTPKGVLLSHKNCIATMKGFCDMVPIYPDDVLIGFLPLAHVFELVAESVCLMTGVPIGYSTPLTLIDTSSKIKRGCSGDATVLKPTCMTSVPLILDRISKGINDKVNSGSAFRKSLFKFLYQYKVKWVQRGYKTPLIDKLVFKKVAKLMGGKVRIIMSGGAPLSADTHEQIKTCLCLDLIQGYGLTETTSGATVMDYRDMTYGRTGGPLTVCDIRLVNWEEGNYRVTNKPYPQGEVLIGGECVSQGYYKLPGKTNEDFFEEGGRRWFKTGDIGEVQADGVLKIIDRKKDLVKLQAGEYVSLGKVESELKTCGIIENICVYGDPTKQYTVALVVPNQKHLEELAEKHGLADKTYEELCSSPVIEKAILKEIAEHARKCKLQKYEVPAAITLCKEVWSPDMGLVTAAFKLKRKDIQDKYQHDINRMYAS; from the exons ATGGACAGCTTTTGGGTGCAGAGCGCAATTGGCGCGATCAAGGCGATCGCCTTCATGTACGACATCATCACGCTGCCTGTCTATTTGGTGTTCCAAAAGCCCTGGAAACGCCGGCAGGACTCGCGCCGGGTGAAG GCAAAGATCATAACGAACGATGACAATGAGCTGACCTACCGGACTACGGATCCGCCGCGTGATGTCCACGTGAAGATGCTGCAGGAGAACATCGATACGCTGGAGAAGGTCTTCAACTATGTGGCCAAGACGTACACGTCGAAGCGCTGTCTGGGCACCCGTCAGATCCTGAGCGAGGAGGACGAGGTGCAGCCGAACGGGCGCGTCTTCAAGAAGTACAATCTGGGCGACTACAAGTGGAAAACGTTCACCGAGGCGGAGCGCACGGCGGCCAACTTTGGACGAGGTCTTCGAGAACTGGGCCAGAAGCCGCGAGAGAACATTGTTATCTTTGCCGAGACGCGAGCCGAATGGATGATCGCCGCCCATGGTTGCTTCAAGCAGGCAATGCCCATTGTGACCGTCTACGCCACCCTAGGCGATGATGGCGTGGCCCACT GCATCACCGAAACGGAGGTCACCACGGTTATCACGTCGCACGATCTGCTGCCCAAGTTCAAGACCCTTCTGGACAAGTGCCCGCTGGTGAAGAACATTATCTACATCGAGGATCAGCTGCACAAGACGGAGACCACTGGCTTCAAGGCGGGCGTCAAGATCTTGCCCTTCAACCAGGTGATCAAAAACGGCCAGGACAGTAAATACG AGAACGTGCCACCTAAGGGCGATGACATTGCAATTATTATGTACACCTCCGGCTCCACGGGCACACCGAAGGGTGTCCTGCTGTCGCACAAGAACTGCATTGCCACGATGAAGGGCTTCTGCGACATGGTGCCCATTTATCCGGACGATGTGCTCATCGGATTCCTGCCCCTGGCTCACGTTTTCGAACTGGTTGCGGAGAGTGTGTGCCTGATGACCGGCGTCCCCATTGGCTACTCGACCCCGTTGACCCTGATCGATACCAGCAGTAAGATCAAGCGCGGCTGCAGCGGAGACGCCACCGTGCTGAAGCCCACCTGCATGACCTCGGTGCCGCTGATACTCGACCGCATCTCCAAGGGCATCAACGACAAGGTCAACTCTGGCTCAGCGTTCAGGAAGTCGCTCTTCAAATTCCTCTACCAATACAAAGTCAAGTGGGTGCAGCGTGGCTACAAGACGCCTTTGATTGACAA attggttttcaagAAGGTGGCCAAACTGATGGGCGGCAAGGTGCGCATTATTATGTCCGGTGGAGCGCCGTTGTCCGCGGACACACATGAGCAGATCAAGACCTGCCTGTGTCTGGACCTTATTCAGGGTTATGGTCTTACGGAGACCACGTCGGGAGCCACCGTGATGGACT ATCGCGATATGACCTATGGACGCACTGGCGGACCCCTAACCGTCTGCGATATTCGCTTGGTCAACTGGGAGGAGGGCAACTATCGTGTCACCAACAAGCCGTATCCCCAGGGCGAGGTGCTTATTGGTGGCGAGTGCGTCTCGCAGGGCTACTACAAGCTCCCCGGCAAGACCAACGAGGACTTCTTCGAGGAGGGCGGACGGCGGTGGTTCAAAACCGGTGATATTGGTGAAGTGCAAGCCGATGGCGTACTTAAGATTATTG ATCGTAAGAAGGATCTGGTTAAGCTGCAGGCGGGCGAATACGTCTCTCTGGGCAAGGTTGAGTCGGAGCTGAAGACATGCGGCATTATCGAGAACATATGCGTGTATGGCGACCCCACCAAGCAGTACACTGTGGCGCTGGTGGTGCCCAACCAAAAGCATCTCGAAGAGCTGGCCGAAAAACATGGACTGGCGGATAAGACATACGAGGAGCTGTGCTCATCGCCCGTAATCGAGAAGGCCATCCTCAAGGAGATTGCCGAGCATGCGAGGAAAT GCAAATTGCAAAAGTACGAGGTGCCGGCCGCCATTACACTGTGCAAAGAGGTCTGGTCGCCGGACATGGGACTGGTAACGGCCGCCTTCAAGCTGAAGCGAAAGGATATTCAGGACAAATATCAGCATGATATTAACCGCATGTACGCCTCATGA
- the Acsl gene encoding fatty acid CoA ligase Acsl3 isoform X1 — protein sequence MFIEDDAQMDSFWVQSAIGAIKAIAFMYDIITLPVYLVFQKPWKRRQDSRRVKAKIITNDDNELTYRTTDPPRDVHVKMLQENIDTLEKVFNYVAKTYTSKRCLGTRQILSEEDEVQPNGRVFKKYNLGDYKWKTFTEAERTAANFGRGLRELGQKPRENIVIFAETRAEWMIAAHGCFKQAMPIVTVYATLGDDGVAHCITETEVTTVITSHDLLPKFKTLLDKCPLVKNIIYIEDQLHKTETTGFKAGVKILPFNQVIKNGQDSKYENVPPKGDDIAIIMYTSGSTGTPKGVLLSHKNCIATMKGFCDMVPIYPDDVLIGFLPLAHVFELVAESVCLMTGVPIGYSTPLTLIDTSSKIKRGCSGDATVLKPTCMTSVPLILDRISKGINDKVNSGSAFRKSLFKFLYQYKVKWVQRGYKTPLIDKLVFKKVAKLMGGKVRIIMSGGAPLSADTHEQIKTCLCLDLIQGYGLTETTSGATVMDYRDMTYGRTGGPLTVCDIRLVNWEEGNYRVTNKPYPQGEVLIGGECVSQGYYKLPGKTNEDFFEEGGRRWFKTGDIGEVQADGVLKIIDRKKDLVKLQAGEYVSLGKVESELKTCGIIENICVYGDPTKQYTVALVVPNQKHLEELAEKHGLADKTYEELCSSPVIEKAILKEIAEHARKCKLQKYEVPAAITLCKEVWSPDMGLVTAAFKLKRKDIQDKYQHDINRMYAS from the exons ATGTTTATCGAAGATGATGCGCA AATGGACAGCTTTTGGGTGCAGAGCGCAATTGGCGCGATCAAGGCGATCGCCTTCATGTACGACATCATCACGCTGCCTGTCTATTTGGTGTTCCAAAAGCCCTGGAAACGCCGGCAGGACTCGCGCCGGGTGAAG GCAAAGATCATAACGAACGATGACAATGAGCTGACCTACCGGACTACGGATCCGCCGCGTGATGTCCACGTGAAGATGCTGCAGGAGAACATCGATACGCTGGAGAAGGTCTTCAACTATGTGGCCAAGACGTACACGTCGAAGCGCTGTCTGGGCACCCGTCAGATCCTGAGCGAGGAGGACGAGGTGCAGCCGAACGGGCGCGTCTTCAAGAAGTACAATCTGGGCGACTACAAGTGGAAAACGTTCACCGAGGCGGAGCGCACGGCGGCCAACTTTGGACGAGGTCTTCGAGAACTGGGCCAGAAGCCGCGAGAGAACATTGTTATCTTTGCCGAGACGCGAGCCGAATGGATGATCGCCGCCCATGGTTGCTTCAAGCAGGCAATGCCCATTGTGACCGTCTACGCCACCCTAGGCGATGATGGCGTGGCCCACT GCATCACCGAAACGGAGGTCACCACGGTTATCACGTCGCACGATCTGCTGCCCAAGTTCAAGACCCTTCTGGACAAGTGCCCGCTGGTGAAGAACATTATCTACATCGAGGATCAGCTGCACAAGACGGAGACCACTGGCTTCAAGGCGGGCGTCAAGATCTTGCCCTTCAACCAGGTGATCAAAAACGGCCAGGACAGTAAATACG AGAACGTGCCACCTAAGGGCGATGACATTGCAATTATTATGTACACCTCCGGCTCCACGGGCACACCGAAGGGTGTCCTGCTGTCGCACAAGAACTGCATTGCCACGATGAAGGGCTTCTGCGACATGGTGCCCATTTATCCGGACGATGTGCTCATCGGATTCCTGCCCCTGGCTCACGTTTTCGAACTGGTTGCGGAGAGTGTGTGCCTGATGACCGGCGTCCCCATTGGCTACTCGACCCCGTTGACCCTGATCGATACCAGCAGTAAGATCAAGCGCGGCTGCAGCGGAGACGCCACCGTGCTGAAGCCCACCTGCATGACCTCGGTGCCGCTGATACTCGACCGCATCTCCAAGGGCATCAACGACAAGGTCAACTCTGGCTCAGCGTTCAGGAAGTCGCTCTTCAAATTCCTCTACCAATACAAAGTCAAGTGGGTGCAGCGTGGCTACAAGACGCCTTTGATTGACAA attggttttcaagAAGGTGGCCAAACTGATGGGCGGCAAGGTGCGCATTATTATGTCCGGTGGAGCGCCGTTGTCCGCGGACACACATGAGCAGATCAAGACCTGCCTGTGTCTGGACCTTATTCAGGGTTATGGTCTTACGGAGACCACGTCGGGAGCCACCGTGATGGACT ATCGCGATATGACCTATGGACGCACTGGCGGACCCCTAACCGTCTGCGATATTCGCTTGGTCAACTGGGAGGAGGGCAACTATCGTGTCACCAACAAGCCGTATCCCCAGGGCGAGGTGCTTATTGGTGGCGAGTGCGTCTCGCAGGGCTACTACAAGCTCCCCGGCAAGACCAACGAGGACTTCTTCGAGGAGGGCGGACGGCGGTGGTTCAAAACCGGTGATATTGGTGAAGTGCAAGCCGATGGCGTACTTAAGATTATTG ATCGTAAGAAGGATCTGGTTAAGCTGCAGGCGGGCGAATACGTCTCTCTGGGCAAGGTTGAGTCGGAGCTGAAGACATGCGGCATTATCGAGAACATATGCGTGTATGGCGACCCCACCAAGCAGTACACTGTGGCGCTGGTGGTGCCCAACCAAAAGCATCTCGAAGAGCTGGCCGAAAAACATGGACTGGCGGATAAGACATACGAGGAGCTGTGCTCATCGCCCGTAATCGAGAAGGCCATCCTCAAGGAGATTGCCGAGCATGCGAGGAAAT GCAAATTGCAAAAGTACGAGGTGCCGGCCGCCATTACACTGTGCAAAGAGGTCTGGTCGCCGGACATGGGACTGGTAACGGCCGCCTTCAAGCTGAAGCGAAAGGATATTCAGGACAAATATCAGCATGATATTAACCGCATGTACGCCTCATGA
- the LOC108072329 gene encoding uncharacterized protein yields the protein MSATLDEFITLTPLTCVQQVNAVLTAASPRPRGFKVFYTLFGVYCGVLAYRAYRTYCKRSAVTDAQAANVTIPAVNEVAAASPVNGQLAPNPSPILLQPADASNTDMSWRYGPPTASELKLGYESGDDEEKSVCKSNGEPEVPTVSVGTSTVGKSEQEDKIEGESPNATTFSV from the exons ATGTCAGCGACCCTTGATGAGTTCATTACCCTAACACCACTGACTTGTGTGCAACAGGTCAACGCTGTACTGACTGCAGCGTCGCCAAGGCCGAGAGGCTTTAAGGTGTTCTACACCTTGTTCGGGGTGTACTGCGGAGTACTCGCATATCGGGCATATAGAACCTACTGCAAACGGAGCGCAGTTACAGATGCACAGGCAGCGAATGTAACTATTCCGGCGGTCAACGAAGTGGCGGCTGCCAGTCCTGTGAATGGGCAGCTTGCGCCTAATCCTTCGCCCATCCTCTTGCAGCCCGCTGACGCATCCAACACCGACATGAG CTGGCGCTATGGCCCTCCGACAGCATCCGAACTCAAACTCGGATACGAGAGTGGTGACGACGAGGAAAAGTCTGTTTGTAAAAGCAATGGAGAGCCTGAGGTCCCCACCGTGTCAGTTGGCACATCCACAGTGGGGAAAAGTGAGCAGGAGGACAAAATCGAGGGAGAATCTCCCAATGCAACCACCTTTTCGGTCTGA